The genomic segment acactttaaatgggtgaattgagTGGCATGTGAATTAATATATTTCAGTAGTACTGTTATTTAAAGAACACCTCAGCAAACTCCTCTACTGTGTCTGACTCAAAGGGCAGCCCCAAATGTTTGCTGTTGGGATGGTAGGTGGACACACCAGGTGGCGGGTATGGGCGGGGGTGTGGTTGTTGTACAGGGCTGGCTTGGGAAAGGCAGAGCATGAGTGGAAATCAAGTTGAGTTCTGATAGTAGAACGGGCCACAGACTATTTCAGAAGGAGGAGTGCTGGTGAAAACGGAAACCACTTCAAGGCTATCAGGTTTTAACCCAAAAGTCTGAGGTTAGCTTGAGAAGGGGGAAGTTTGACTTTGAAACTGGTGGCTAAGGGTGATTTCTTTCCTTGGTCTGGGAATCTTTTAAGAGGAAAGGATTAGAATCTAGGCCAGAGTTGAAATTCTGATACACTTAGCCTCCCTGCACCCTGCATCCCTGAAGTAAGGAGCTTGAAAAGAGGGCTGCTGTCTCTTTGCAGGGTGGGCCCTGCTGAGAGCTCATGTGTCGTAGTGCCGGACCTGTGCACTCTGGAGCCAGCTGCCTGGGTCTGGCACTCACCACCCGACATCGCCTTGGGCTGGCCAATCTCTCTATGCCTCCATTTTCTCTGCTGTAAAATAGGGCTAATGACTGCACCTGCCTCATAGAGTTGTTACGAAGATTAAACCAGATAATATATGAAGAACTTAGTGCAATGTCCAGTGCATAGGAAGTACTAGAAGGTTGTCCCTAAAGTGTGTGACAGGGGAGTATCTGGAGCCATGAAACTGGCTGCTGGAGAAGTGGCCTATCCCCTGCCAACCCCAAGTGTGGTCTGTGACTGGGAAGAAGCAGCAGCTGGCTGGGGGTCGGGCTGGTGGCTGGGAAATGGTCTGAAGAGAGCTAGCAGTGTCATTGCTCAACCAGTGGGGCTGAGACTTCCTGTTTTCAGTGTCTGAGAGCCCTGATGCTGGTGATGCTCAAGTTGGAACAAGACCTTTCTTGGCCCCTGCGGGGGAAAGCAGAGGCTGAGCAGCAACTCAGCCTGGGCTGGGCCCTTGGGCCTCACATCTTGCCTTTTCTCTCCTAGTAAGTTTCAGCTGCCACAAAACACACCTGTGCAATCCTGgggtggaagaggagagggggttcccattcaattcaattcaatttacAGGATTTTGTAATAGTAGCTACTGTTTTTGTGCCTTTAGTAGGTGCCAGGATTATGGCCAAGAGACTTATGAACTCATGAATCCTTGTAACAATCCTGAGAGGTAGACATTATTATCTcttttatacagatgaggaaactgaggcacaaaaggAGAAGAGTCtttcccaagtcacacagctagtgttTTAGAGCCAGGAGTCTAGTCCAGGCCACCTGACTCCAAAATCCATGCTCTGGAACCACTGcatcatactaaatgaaatgACATGCTAGATTACGGGGACAAAAACTGAATACTCCGGGTCCTTGCCCTCCGGAGGTCCATGGTCTAGGGATCCTCTGAACAGAAAGTCCAGGAGACCTTGTACTCCCAAATCCCACTCAGAAAACTAACTGTTCATGCAGAGAGCATATGCTGATCACATCTTGAATTTACTGAGTCCTTCACATAATCTGGCCAATTGTCCCTAACAGATCTCAATCAGGGCTGCATACCAGAAGCACCTGGGGAATTTTTCTAAAATCATGAGCCCTGGAACCAGCCCTGACCTGAATAACAGTCTCAGTGGGTGGGGCatagacaaatatatatatagttctcaGATGACTTGGTTAAGAAACACTGCCAAAACTCATTAATGTAGTTCGGAAATTCCAATATTTTGGCATCCAGCTCTATCTCCCTGCCTGCCTTCTATACCCAGTTCTTCAGACACTGATGTTTGGTTCAAAATATATATTCACCCCTATTAGGATATCACCCCGCTTTAGATTCTGGGCTCCTTGATATTAGGGATAGTGATGGCTGATCAGGGGCTTCAATAacacaatgaggaaactgagctccaGCCCCAAGCACAGATGATGGGAAATTATGGTTTCTGTTCCCTGAATGCCACAGACTCAAGCTAGGctggtttttggggttttttttgtattttaatttttaattttttgttttttggggggctaatatttatttatttattatcattattatttttttactttacgGAGattctgggggttgaacccatgactttgtgcatgctaagcatgcactctaccactgggctatacccttcTCCCACCCCAAACCACCCCCGGGCTGGGTTTTGGATCAGCAGTTTTCACTCATGCAAGTGTCCTCTTTGGTTGATGTCAGCCCAAGGATTGTTGGGGAGCAGAGTGAAGAGAATACGGTGGAATAAATCCTAAAGAGGGTCACTATGTACAGTTGTACAACATGTGCACTGCACAAAGGCATCAGACTGAGGGGGGAATTGGGAGTGGACAAAGCCTGCACACAGGTACCACGCTGTGGGCTTCTGGCTTGGGCACCTTTTTGTACCTTATGTGCAATGGAGGGCCTGCTCTACAACTCTCCCAGCCTCCGCTTCCCAAAGCCCCGTGAAGTCCAGAGATGTAGCCCCACCAGAAACTCTGGGGTACGTGCCGccactgtcattttctttttgtactcCCAACTCCCTCTCATACAGGCACCAGGGAAAAGCCAAAATCTTCagaaaaatcatattttattgatcatcttcattcaaaattacaaaaatatatataaataaaaataacagaatataattattaaatatttagtgTACAGGAGTGGTTCTCACTTCACTCAGTGAGGATTGGATGAACTCTCCTGGAAGGTCAGAAGGGATAACTGGCCAAGAAATGGGCATCAATGTGAAAGTGAAACTGAAAATTTAGTGCTAGTCCTAGCCCCTGCCCTAGAATAATACATTTATAGCTATCACCACATGAGAGACCCAGGTGGGTCCCAGGAGTGACCCACGACCTCTCCAAACAGACCATTTCATGTGGCATCACAGTCCATACAATTGGGGGGACATATCTAGACTTGTAGTCAGATACAGAACACCAACTCTTACACTGACACATCCTGTGCACaagtgtgcaaacacacacatgcatgtataaCGTGCCCTGATACAGTCGTGGAATGTTAGAACCCTTCCCTCGAGTCATCAGGGTCTCTCTTCTCTAAGCCACTGTGCCCACATTGGCCAAGCTCTCTCAAGAGACCTCAGTTCCGTTACACTTCCTAATTGGGAAATAATTCATTTCCCAACAGTGGGGAGCTGGCTCTCCTTCCACCTATGCACAGGAGGTGCCATTTTTAACTCCAGGTTTTTGTTCCGAAGACGACAGTACCATCCTGGTTCAGGACCACCCTTCCGTCCTGGCCGGAGGGGGAGGATCTGGGCACCCAGCACCCAGGCCCGTATCTGAGGGTAAAGCTATTGTCGTTCACCCCAGTGGGCAGCACAAACAAAACCATCTCAGCAGAGCCCATCTTCCGCAGTTTCTTCCTTATACATAGCTGGTGCAGGTGGCCCTACTGCAAAAATGACGGTCAGCATAGGAGTGGGCGGCGCCCCTCTCCTCCCTTGGCTCTCTGGGGGCCCTCAGAGGGCTAGGCCAGTCTCTCCCCCGGTATGAGTGTGGATCCAAGGCAGGAAGCTTGAGACCCTGGTGTAAACGCCAGGCTTGTCCTTCATGGCACAATCTCGGCCCCAGCTCACAATCCCCGTCAGAGTCAGGCGGCCTTGGATGGAGCAGACCATTGGGCCCCCCGAATCTCCCTGTTAAGCCGAAGACACCAAGGTGAGCCCTGGGAGAAGCGAGAAGGGGGCCATCTGATCCTACCACCCAGTCATGCCCGAGAGAGAGGGGAGAGTTTCCTAGAATCAGAGTCCTTAGTGAACTTCCCTTTCCTACCACAACAAGTTTAAAATCCTCTGCTTGGCTTTCCAATCTACTATTCTGTCCACATTCATAGACCCCACTTCTCCTTCCCATCCCAAAATATGCCATGCTTATTCTCATTTTTGTATCTTTCAACTGACAtgctctcctttcttccctctgcctcctcgAATCCCTATTGAGTCACATTGTCTCTAAAACCCCCGCTACCTGGCCATTTAGTTGGCGCTCACCTCCCGCTCCTGAACAGATCACTTATAATTCACACCACTCTCTGAGCACCGAGTTGTGTTATTCTCTATTGTTTTCCCGTTCTTATGGTCTtagtccccctccctccccgagTCTGAAGTGCCTAGCACAAAGCCAGGCTCTTGACCAATGTTCGGTAAACACAGGGTTGCTTTAAGCCTTCTAAGACCTCCGTCCCTGGTCCTGGCTTCTTAGGGCTTTGGCTGGAGAGAGGCTCCCCAAAACTGGTAGGGAcaggcccaggagcccaggggAGATCTGAGGTTGATGGAGAGAGATGCTTGGAACTCTCACCTGGCAGGAATCAGTTTTCCACTGTGGGTCAGCGGCACAAAGCATTTTGGTGGTGACTTCAGAGCCGTAGTAGTGGGGCTGctgacactgctggtgggagacCAGCTTCACAACAGTCATTTTCAGCTGCTCTGGATAGCGATAGTCAGCTGGGGGAGGAAACAGGGAGGAATTTACGTGAGATGTGTCTGTCCAGCTCGCCCATTTGGACTCTCTGCCAGGGAGGGGACCAAAAAGTGTCCCTTCCAGGGAAAgcctctttcctttttccacccAAATCTAGGTCTTTACCCCGCTTCTAGTCCCTCACTCCCACCCATTTAACTCTGTAGCCCATCATTCCCTAAACAGCACTCCTCACTCCATCCCTGGACCTGTCTGCTGCCTCCGTAGTGCTTCCATCTCTACCTGCACGGTCCTCTGTTGATCAAGCTGAGCTCACTTCCAGTTTACAACACCACCACTCCCCCACCCCGGACCCTCTCAGTCAGACCCACGTGTCACTTACAGGAACTCTCTTTTCCAAAGCCAGTGATCTCACAGCTTGTGCCAAAACGGGCATCACCGCTCTCTGGCGGCAGGCAGATGGTCTGTATGGACCGGGATGGCTGCGCACACTGGCCCGTGTTGGAACGGATCTTCAgcaaggctggaggaggaggaaggggtcagAGGGGATAGATCACCACCTTGTCAGGTTGTCACCATCTCTCCCCTCCAAACCCCGAGGGAGTGGTTGTCTATTCCTACATCAGTTAGGTCAGAGGTCATCCCAGGAGGCCTGCTGGCACCTTGTCACCAGAGACAAGCCTCTCCTGTTCCACACCTCAAGGGCTTTGTTCCAGCCGCTGACAGAGGCTTGGACAGCTGGGGCTGCTGCATACAGCTGTATGGGGATTTTTTCTGAGGGAGCTGGGCTGAAATCTAGCCCAGTGCTTTCTCCAAGTTCTATATCCTGGGACAGGCAGAGGCTGCATCCAACAACCAAAGGAGTGTCCCAGCCCATGCTATATGCCCCCAGGGCCACTGCCACCCAGAGGAGGCTATTTGGAAAATCAGGGAGTCTACAGAGGAGCACCAGGCCCCTTGCGTATGTCACTCTGAACACTTCCCCACCACTCCCTTTGCTGTTAAAGCAGAGTCTTTAAGTTTCCCTACAAGCTCAACCTCCCACTTGGGTCTCTCCTTGGACCCTGCTCCCCCAAGCCATCCTTGTTATGGCTGATGAGGGTTTTCTACTCACCAATATCATTGTGGTGAGCAAGGGTATCTTCACTGTAGTCCTCATGCAGGATGAGCTTTTCCACCTCAAACTTCATCTCCCCAGGCGTTCTGGAGTTGAGGTTTGACCGACCCAGGTAGACAATGTAGTCCTCCTTCTCCTGGTGATTACTGTGGGAGAGGAGCCCTGTCAGACTGTCTGATCTCATGAGACCCTgtcacctccccctccccaccacggTGACCTCAGAGCATCTCTTGTCCCCACAGTCATGAGCCATAGGGAGAGAGGCCGAGGGGGTAGAATTCAAGTGGAATCCTTTgctgggaaggagaaagggatcTGTTTGGGGGTAGGGCCGGAGGgtctgggagaagagacagagggacatACATGAAGCAGTGGGTGGCGCTGACCACCCAGCAGGGGCTGATGAGGCTGCCACCGCACACGTAGGTGACAGAGCCGCTGCGGTGCCTCCTGTAGATGGCTGCAAACCAAGGCTGGTTCTCGATGGTGGTGAATTCGCCCCCAACAATCTTAAAGCGGGGCCTCAGAGCCTTCTGGCCACACTGAAAGTCTCCTTTTTCTGGAGGAGAGAAGGGACTTTTTcctgcaggagagagagaggtgtaTCTTGGAGAGGGAGGTAGGATCAAATGTCCTTCTGGTCCTCTGACCTCCCAGTTTTTCAGGGCCAGGCAGGCCTCCCTCCTCATCCCTCCTGTGATGATGGAATAAGGGAACATATGAGTTTGTTGTTTGTCCCCTTCCACACCCCCATCATAAACAGGCCAGTGACACTCACCAAAAGAGCAGTCGTGCACCATGCACTCCTGGACAAGCTGCTTTAGGCCAACCTGCACATAGCACCAGGGCCTTCTCCGGTTGTCTGGGTTCCTGGCAGCACAAAGGGGAGGGGGGTGTCATTCCAGCCCAGAATGCCAT from the Vicugna pacos chromosome 11, VicPac4, whole genome shotgun sequence genome contains:
- the PLAU gene encoding urokinase-type plasminogen activator, whose protein sequence is MRVLPVCLLLCALVVRDSKGSHELHQVSGASNCGCLNGGKCVSYKYFSNIQRCSCPKKFQGEHCEIDTSKTCYEGNGHSYRGKAHTDIMGRPCLAWNSVTVLLKTYHAHRTDALQLGLGKHNYCRNPDNRRRPWCYVQVGLKQLVQECMVHDCSFGKSPFSPPEKGDFQCGQKALRPRFKIVGGEFTTIENQPWFAAIYRRHRSGSVTYVCGGSLISPCWVVSATHCFINHQEKEDYIVYLGRSNLNSRTPGEMKFEVEKLILHEDYSEDTLAHHNDIALLKIRSNTGQCAQPSRSIQTICLPPESGDARFGTSCEITGFGKESSSDYRYPEQLKMTVVKLVSHQQCQQPHYYGSEVTTKMLCAADPQWKTDSCQGDSGGPMVCSIQGRLTLTGIVSWGRDCAMKDKPGVYTRVSSFLPWIHTHTGGETGLAL